A single genomic interval of Notolabrus celidotus isolate fNotCel1 chromosome 13, fNotCel1.pri, whole genome shotgun sequence harbors:
- the pum2 gene encoding pumilio homolog 2 isoform X2 codes for MSVPCSILGMNDVAWQETRGGMLHANGAPETGVVRVHGGVPLASVGGAVQAPGGPHLQGMDRVVNPIPGTLQPPLSGRSQDDATVGYFFQRQPGEQLGGCPPNKHRWPTGDTNHVDQVRAVDEMNYDFQALALESRGMGELLPAKKLWDSDELAKDGRKGMLLGEEWRDNAWGSPHHSVSQPIMVQRRPGQSFHGNGDANSVLSPRSEGGGLGVSMVEYVLSSSPGDKMDSRYRNGGYGGGDVDQDGREKGDVQEKVSPFEEDKSPEMKVGEENDPAKANGRGLLNGMDRDCKDFNPTPGSRQASPTEAVERMGPSQTMEMMGQHHPHAMQQHNPVQNKAPTEDFQNQEAQNMGGMEQQGVESLQFDYAGNQIQVDSSGTPVGLFDYSSQQQLFQRSNPLTVQQLTAAQQQQYALAAAQQQHLAGLAPAFVPNPYIINAGPPGTDPYTAAGLAAAASLAGPTVVPPQYYGVPWGVYPANLFQQQAASNANHSANQQASNQGPGPGQQQVMRTGNNQRPLTPGQGQQSQQESLAAAAAANPALAYAGMSGYQVLAPAAYYDQTGALVMGPGARTGLGGPVRLVQTPLLINPAAAQAAVSASGSGNNMSGPPANGMYRSMPQPQQQQQQQQAPPPSSGLPSSSFYGSGSVPNTSQSSSLFSHTSAAPPSSSLGFSSAGGSLGVGLGSALGGFGSSVSSSTSSSVSRRDSLLASSDLYKRGGSSLTPIGQPFYNSLGYSSSPSPIGLTPGHSPLTPPPSLPSSHGSSSSLHLVSGHSPFPGGLTNGSGRYISAAPGAEAKYRSTGGTSSLFNSSSQLFPPSRPRYSRSDVMPSGRSRLLEDFRNNRFPNLQLRDLPGHMVEFSQDQHGSRFIQQKLERATPAERQMVFGEILQAAYQLMTDVFGNYVIQKFFEFGSADQKLALATRIRGHVLPLALQMYGCRVIQKALESISSDQQSDIVRELDGHVLKCVKDQNGNHVVQKCIECVQPQALQFIIDAFQGQVFVLSTHPYGCRVIQRILEHCTQEQTLPILEELHQHSEQLGQKYQGVSLEMTPKTCYTVSRDALFKDQYGNYVIQHVLEHGRPEDKSKIVAEVRGKVLVLSQHKFASNVVEKCVIHSSRAERALLIDEVCCQKDGPHSALYTMMKDQYANYVVQRMIDMAEPAQRKIIMHKIRPHIATLRKYTYGKHILAKLEKYYMKSGSELGPIGGPTNGLM; via the exons GTCCGTGCTGTGGATGAAATGAACTACGACTTCCAAGCTCTTGCTTTGGAGTCCAGGGGCATGGGAGAG CTTTTGCCCGCAAAAAAGCTCTGGGATTCGGATGAGTTGGCcaaggatggaaggaaagggATGCTTCTaggagaggagtggagggaCAATGCCTGGGGATCACCTC ATCACTCAGTGTCTCAGCCAATCATGGTGCAGCGGCGGCCAGGCCAGAGTTTCCATGGGAATGGTGATGCCAATTCTGTGCTTTCACCTCGCTCAGAAGGTGGAGGCCTGGGGGTGAGCATGGTGGAGTACGTCCTGAGCTCCTCGCCAGGGGACAAGATGGACAGTCGCTACAGGAACGGTGGCTAT GGTGGAGGAGATGTTGACCAAGACGGGAGAGAGAAGGGTGATGTCCAAGAGAAAGTGTCCCCCTTTGAAGAGGACAAGAGCCCAGAGATGAAGGTGGGGGAGGAGAATGATCCAGCTAAAGCCAACGGAAGAGGACTTCTAAATGGCATGGACAGAGACTGCAAAGATTTCAA TCCAACCCCCGGAAGTCGTCAAGCTTCTCCCACTGAGGCCGTGGAGAGGATGGGTCCCAGTCAGACCATGGAGATGATGGGGCAGCACCACCCCCACGCCATGCAACAACACAACCCCGTCCAAAACAAGGCCCCGACTGAGGACTTCCAGAACCAGGAGGCCCAGAACATGGGAGGTATGGAGCAGCAAGGTGTGGAGTCCCTCCAGTTTGACTATGCTGGGAACCAGATCCAGGTGGACTCCTCGGGGACTCCGGTTGGATTGTTCGACTACAGCTCTCAGCAGCAG tTATTCCAGAGATCTAATCCCCTGACTGTGCAGCAGCTCACTGCAGCTCAGCAACAACAATATGCTCTGGCTGCAGCCCAACAGCAACATCTTG cCGGCCTTGCTCCTGCATTTGTGCCAAACCCTTACATCATCAATGCTGGCCCTCCTGGAACTGACCCTTACACTGCCGCGGGcctggcagcagcagccagtcTTGCAG GCCCCACCGTGGTACCACCACAGTACTATGGAGTTCCCTGGGGAGTTTACCCGGCCAACCTTTTCCAGCAACAGGCTGCATCAAATGCCAATCACTCAGCTAACCAGCAAGCATCCAATCAGGGACCAGGGCCGGGCCAACAACAG GTGATGCGCACAGGAAACAACCAGAGACCTCTTACACCTGGGCAAGGTCAGCAGAGTCAGCAGGAGTCtctggctgcagctgctgctgcaaaccCTGCACTGGCGTACGCAGGAATGTCTG GATATCAGGTGTTGGCCCCTGCAGCCTACTATGATCAGACTGGGGCCCTGGTGATGGGCCCTGGTGCCAGGACTGGTTTAGGAGGCCCAGTTCGTCTCGTCCAGACTCCCCTCCTCATCAacccagcagcagcacaagCTG CAGTGTCAGCGTCTGGCTCTGGTAACAACATGTCCGGCCCTCCAGCCAACGGGATGTACCGCTCAATGCCTCagccccagcagcagcagcagcaacagcaggcaCCCCCACCCAGCAGCGGTCTGCCCTCCAGCTCGTTCTACGGCTCTGGTTCAGTTCCCAACACTTCTCAGAGCAGCTCCCTCTTCTCACACACCTCTGCTGCGCCTCCCAGCTCCTCCCTGGGCTTCAGCAGTGCTGGCGGCTCCTTGGGCGTAGGCCTCGGCTCTGCTCTCGGAGGCTTCGGCTCCTCTG TATCCAGCTCTACCAGTAGCAGTGTGTCTCGCAGGGATTCCCTGTTGGCAAGCTCTGATCTGTACAAACGTGGTGGTAGTAGTCTAACTCCCATTGGTCAGCCCTTTTACAACAGCCTGGGTTATTCCTCCTCACCCAGCCCCATCGGCCTCACACCAGGTCACTCCCCGCTCACTCCTCCACCCTCTCTGCCCTCCTCTCATGGATCCTCCTCTAGCCTTCACCTAG TATCCGGTCATTCTCCGTTCCCAGGTGGCCTGACGAACGGCAGCGGGCGCTACATTTCAGCAGCGCCTGGAGCTGAGGCAAAGTACCGGAGCACCGGAGGGACATCCAGTCTTTTTAATTCCAGCAGCCAGCTGTTTCCTCCATCTCGGCCCCGGTACAGCCGCTCTGATGTCATGCCATCCGGACGGAGCCGCCTACTGGAAGACTTCAGGAACAACCGCTTCCCAAACCTCCAGCTCCGCGACCTGCCAGGACACATGGTGGAGTTCTCTCAAGACCAGCATGGATCCAG ATTTATCCAGCAGAAGCTAGAGAGGGCCACACCGGCGGAGCGGCAGATGGTGTTTGGAGAGATTCTGCAAGCAGCATACCAACTAATGACTGACGTATTTGGGAACTATGTCATTCAAAAGTTCTTTGAG TTTGGAAGCGCAGACCAGAAGCTGGCTTTGGCAACACGTATCCGTGGACACGTCCTCCCCCTGGCTTTGCAGATGTACGGCTGCAGGGTCATTCAGAAAGCTCTGGAGTCCATTTCCTCAGACCAGCAG AGCGACATCGTCCGTGAGCTGGATGGCCACGTGTTGAAGTGTGTGAAGGACCAGAACGGCAACCATGTGGTGCAGAAGTGTATTGAGTGTGTCCAGCCTCAGGCCCTACAGTTCATCATTGATGCCTTCCAGGGACAG GTGTTCGTGCTGTCAACACATCCCTACGGCTGCAGAGTTATTCAAAGGATTTTGGAGCACTGCACCCAGGAGCAGACTCTGCCCATCCTGGAAGAACTGCATCAACACTCTGAACAGCTGGGCCAG AAATATCAAGGCGTTTCATTGGAGATGACACCCAAAACATGTTATACAGTGTCCCGTGATGCACTGTTCAAG gaTCAGTACGGTAACTACGTGATTCAGCACGTTCTGGAGCACGGCAGACCGGAGGATAAGAGCAAGATAGTCGCAGAGGTTCGCGGGAAAGTTCTAGTCCTCAGCCAACACAAATTTGCAAG TAATGTGGTAGAGAAGTGTGTGATCCACTCCTCACGTGCAGAGAGAGCCCTGCTGATCGATGAAGTGTGCTGCCAGAAAGACGGGCCCCACAGCGCCCTGTACACCATGATGAAGGACCAGTACGCCAACTATGTCGTCCAAAGAATGATCGACATGGCGGAACCTGCTCAGCGCAAAATCATCATGCACAAG ATCCGCCCTCACATTGCCACTTTACGCAAGTACACCTACGGGAAGCACATTCTGGCCAAGCTCGAAAAATATTACATGAAGAGCGGGTCTGAGCTGGGTCCCATCGGCGGCCCCACTAACGGCCTCATGTAA
- the pum2 gene encoding pumilio homolog 2 isoform X6, with protein MSVPCSILGMNDVAWQETRGGMLHANGAPETGVVRVHGGVPLASVGGAVQAPGGPHLQGMDRVVNPIPGTLQPPLSGRSQDDATVGYFFQRQPGEQLGGCPPNKHRWPTGDTNHVDQVRAVDEMNYDFQALALESRGMGELLPAKKLWDSDELAKDGRKGMLLGEEWRDNAWGSPHHSVSQPIMVQRRPGQSFHGNGDANSVLSPRSEGGGLGVSMVEYVLSSSPGDKMDSRYRNGGYGGGDVDQDGREKGDVQEKVSPFEEDKSPEMKVGEENDPAKANGRGLLNGMDRDCKDFNPTPGSRQASPTEAVERMGPSQTMEMMGQHHPHAMQQHNPVQNKAPTEDFQNQEAQNMGGMEQQGVESLQFDYAGNQIQVDSSGTPVGLFDYSSQQQLFQRSNPLTVQQLTAAQQQQYALAAAQQQHLAGLAPAFVPNPYIINAGPPGTDPYTAAGLAAAASLAGPTVVPPQYYGVPWGVYPANLFQQQAASNANHSANQQASNQGPGPGQQQVMRTGNNQRPLTPGQGQQSQQESLAAAAAANPALAYAGMSGYQVLAPAAYYDQTGALVMGPGARTGLGGPVRLVQTPLLINPAAAQAAVSASGSGNNMSGPPANGMYRSMPQPQQQQQQQQAPPPSSGLPSSSFYGSGSVPNTSQSSSLFSHTSAAPPSSSLGFSSAGGSLGVGLGSALGGFGSSVSSSTSSSVSRRDSLLASSDLYKRGGSSLTPIGQPFYNSLGYSSSPSPIGLTPGHSPLTPPPSLPSSHGSSSSLHLVSGHSPFPGGLTNGSGRYISAAPGAEAKYRSTGGTSSLFNSSSQLFPPSRPRYSRSDVMPSGRSRLLEDFRNNRFPNLQLRDLPGHMVEFSQDQHGSRFIQQKLERATPAERQMVFGEILQAAYQLMTDVFGNYVIQKFFEFGSADQKLALATRIRGHVLPLALQMYGCRVIQKALESISSDQQVISDIVRELDGHVLKCVKDQNGNHVVQKCIECVQPQALQFIIDAFQGQVFVLSTHPYGCRVIQRILEHCTQEQTLPILEELHQHSEQLGQDQYGNYVIQHVLEHGRPEDKSKIVAEVRGKVLVLSQHKFASNVVEKCVIHSSRAERALLIDEVCCQKDGPHSALYTMMKDQYANYVVQRMIDMAEPAQRKIIMHKIRPHIATLRKYTYGKHILAKLEKYYMKSGSELGPIGGPTNGLM; from the exons GTCCGTGCTGTGGATGAAATGAACTACGACTTCCAAGCTCTTGCTTTGGAGTCCAGGGGCATGGGAGAG CTTTTGCCCGCAAAAAAGCTCTGGGATTCGGATGAGTTGGCcaaggatggaaggaaagggATGCTTCTaggagaggagtggagggaCAATGCCTGGGGATCACCTC ATCACTCAGTGTCTCAGCCAATCATGGTGCAGCGGCGGCCAGGCCAGAGTTTCCATGGGAATGGTGATGCCAATTCTGTGCTTTCACCTCGCTCAGAAGGTGGAGGCCTGGGGGTGAGCATGGTGGAGTACGTCCTGAGCTCCTCGCCAGGGGACAAGATGGACAGTCGCTACAGGAACGGTGGCTAT GGTGGAGGAGATGTTGACCAAGACGGGAGAGAGAAGGGTGATGTCCAAGAGAAAGTGTCCCCCTTTGAAGAGGACAAGAGCCCAGAGATGAAGGTGGGGGAGGAGAATGATCCAGCTAAAGCCAACGGAAGAGGACTTCTAAATGGCATGGACAGAGACTGCAAAGATTTCAA TCCAACCCCCGGAAGTCGTCAAGCTTCTCCCACTGAGGCCGTGGAGAGGATGGGTCCCAGTCAGACCATGGAGATGATGGGGCAGCACCACCCCCACGCCATGCAACAACACAACCCCGTCCAAAACAAGGCCCCGACTGAGGACTTCCAGAACCAGGAGGCCCAGAACATGGGAGGTATGGAGCAGCAAGGTGTGGAGTCCCTCCAGTTTGACTATGCTGGGAACCAGATCCAGGTGGACTCCTCGGGGACTCCGGTTGGATTGTTCGACTACAGCTCTCAGCAGCAG tTATTCCAGAGATCTAATCCCCTGACTGTGCAGCAGCTCACTGCAGCTCAGCAACAACAATATGCTCTGGCTGCAGCCCAACAGCAACATCTTG cCGGCCTTGCTCCTGCATTTGTGCCAAACCCTTACATCATCAATGCTGGCCCTCCTGGAACTGACCCTTACACTGCCGCGGGcctggcagcagcagccagtcTTGCAG GCCCCACCGTGGTACCACCACAGTACTATGGAGTTCCCTGGGGAGTTTACCCGGCCAACCTTTTCCAGCAACAGGCTGCATCAAATGCCAATCACTCAGCTAACCAGCAAGCATCCAATCAGGGACCAGGGCCGGGCCAACAACAG GTGATGCGCACAGGAAACAACCAGAGACCTCTTACACCTGGGCAAGGTCAGCAGAGTCAGCAGGAGTCtctggctgcagctgctgctgcaaaccCTGCACTGGCGTACGCAGGAATGTCTG GATATCAGGTGTTGGCCCCTGCAGCCTACTATGATCAGACTGGGGCCCTGGTGATGGGCCCTGGTGCCAGGACTGGTTTAGGAGGCCCAGTTCGTCTCGTCCAGACTCCCCTCCTCATCAacccagcagcagcacaagCTG CAGTGTCAGCGTCTGGCTCTGGTAACAACATGTCCGGCCCTCCAGCCAACGGGATGTACCGCTCAATGCCTCagccccagcagcagcagcagcaacagcaggcaCCCCCACCCAGCAGCGGTCTGCCCTCCAGCTCGTTCTACGGCTCTGGTTCAGTTCCCAACACTTCTCAGAGCAGCTCCCTCTTCTCACACACCTCTGCTGCGCCTCCCAGCTCCTCCCTGGGCTTCAGCAGTGCTGGCGGCTCCTTGGGCGTAGGCCTCGGCTCTGCTCTCGGAGGCTTCGGCTCCTCTG TATCCAGCTCTACCAGTAGCAGTGTGTCTCGCAGGGATTCCCTGTTGGCAAGCTCTGATCTGTACAAACGTGGTGGTAGTAGTCTAACTCCCATTGGTCAGCCCTTTTACAACAGCCTGGGTTATTCCTCCTCACCCAGCCCCATCGGCCTCACACCAGGTCACTCCCCGCTCACTCCTCCACCCTCTCTGCCCTCCTCTCATGGATCCTCCTCTAGCCTTCACCTAG TATCCGGTCATTCTCCGTTCCCAGGTGGCCTGACGAACGGCAGCGGGCGCTACATTTCAGCAGCGCCTGGAGCTGAGGCAAAGTACCGGAGCACCGGAGGGACATCCAGTCTTTTTAATTCCAGCAGCCAGCTGTTTCCTCCATCTCGGCCCCGGTACAGCCGCTCTGATGTCATGCCATCCGGACGGAGCCGCCTACTGGAAGACTTCAGGAACAACCGCTTCCCAAACCTCCAGCTCCGCGACCTGCCAGGACACATGGTGGAGTTCTCTCAAGACCAGCATGGATCCAG ATTTATCCAGCAGAAGCTAGAGAGGGCCACACCGGCGGAGCGGCAGATGGTGTTTGGAGAGATTCTGCAAGCAGCATACCAACTAATGACTGACGTATTTGGGAACTATGTCATTCAAAAGTTCTTTGAG TTTGGAAGCGCAGACCAGAAGCTGGCTTTGGCAACACGTATCCGTGGACACGTCCTCCCCCTGGCTTTGCAGATGTACGGCTGCAGGGTCATTCAGAAAGCTCTGGAGTCCATTTCCTCAGACCAGCAGGTAATT AGCGACATCGTCCGTGAGCTGGATGGCCACGTGTTGAAGTGTGTGAAGGACCAGAACGGCAACCATGTGGTGCAGAAGTGTATTGAGTGTGTCCAGCCTCAGGCCCTACAGTTCATCATTGATGCCTTCCAGGGACAG GTGTTCGTGCTGTCAACACATCCCTACGGCTGCAGAGTTATTCAAAGGATTTTGGAGCACTGCACCCAGGAGCAGACTCTGCCCATCCTGGAAGAACTGCATCAACACTCTGAACAGCTGGGCCAG gaTCAGTACGGTAACTACGTGATTCAGCACGTTCTGGAGCACGGCAGACCGGAGGATAAGAGCAAGATAGTCGCAGAGGTTCGCGGGAAAGTTCTAGTCCTCAGCCAACACAAATTTGCAAG TAATGTGGTAGAGAAGTGTGTGATCCACTCCTCACGTGCAGAGAGAGCCCTGCTGATCGATGAAGTGTGCTGCCAGAAAGACGGGCCCCACAGCGCCCTGTACACCATGATGAAGGACCAGTACGCCAACTATGTCGTCCAAAGAATGATCGACATGGCGGAACCTGCTCAGCGCAAAATCATCATGCACAAG ATCCGCCCTCACATTGCCACTTTACGCAAGTACACCTACGGGAAGCACATTCTGGCCAAGCTCGAAAAATATTACATGAAGAGCGGGTCTGAGCTGGGTCCCATCGGCGGCCCCACTAACGGCCTCATGTAA
- the pum2 gene encoding pumilio homolog 2 isoform X3 translates to MSVPCSILGMNDVAWQETRGGMLHANGAPETGVVRVHGGVPLASVGGAVQAPGGPHLQGMDRVVNPIPGTLQPPLSGRSQDDATVGYFFQRQPGEQLGGCPPNKHRWPTGDTNHVDQVRAVDEMNYDFQALALESRGMGELLPAKKLWDSDELAKDGRKGMLLGEEWRDNAWGSPHHSVSQPIMVQRRPGQSFHGNGDANSVLSPRSEGGGLGVSMVEYVLSSSPGDKMDSRYRNGGYGGGDVDQDGREKGDVQEKVSPFEEDKSPEMKVGEENDPAKANGRGLLNGMDRDCKDFNPTPGSRQASPTEAVERMGPSQTMEMMGQHHPHAMQQHNPVQNKAPTEDFQNQEAQNMGGMEQQGVESLQFDYAGNQIQVDSSGTPVGLFDYSSQQQLFQRSNPLTVQQLTAAQQQQYALAAAQQQHLAGLAPAFVPNPYIINAGPPGTDPYTAAGLAAAASLAGPTVVPPQYYGVPWGVYPANLFQQQAASNANHSANQQASNQGPGPGQQQVMRTGNNQRPLTPGQGQQSQQESLAAAAAANPALAYAGMSGYQVLAPAAYYDQTGALVMGPGARTGLGGPVRLVQTPLLINPAAAQAAVSASGSGNNMSGPPANGMYRSMPQPQQQQQQQQAPPPSSGLPSSSFYGSGSVPNTSQSSSLFSHTSAAPPSSSLGFSSAGGSLGVGLGSALGGFGSSVSSSTSSSVSRRDSLLASSDLYKRGGSSLTPIGQPFYNSLGYSSSPSPIGLTPGHSPLTPPPSLPSSHGSSSSLHLGGLTNGSGRYISAAPGAEAKYRSTGGTSSLFNSSSQLFPPSRPRYSRSDVMPSGRSRLLEDFRNNRFPNLQLRDLPGHMVEFSQDQHGSRFIQQKLERATPAERQMVFGEILQAAYQLMTDVFGNYVIQKFFEFGSADQKLALATRIRGHVLPLALQMYGCRVIQKALESISSDQQVISDIVRELDGHVLKCVKDQNGNHVVQKCIECVQPQALQFIIDAFQGQVFVLSTHPYGCRVIQRILEHCTQEQTLPILEELHQHSEQLGQKYQGVSLEMTPKTCYTVSRDALFKDQYGNYVIQHVLEHGRPEDKSKIVAEVRGKVLVLSQHKFASNVVEKCVIHSSRAERALLIDEVCCQKDGPHSALYTMMKDQYANYVVQRMIDMAEPAQRKIIMHKIRPHIATLRKYTYGKHILAKLEKYYMKSGSELGPIGGPTNGLM, encoded by the exons GTCCGTGCTGTGGATGAAATGAACTACGACTTCCAAGCTCTTGCTTTGGAGTCCAGGGGCATGGGAGAG CTTTTGCCCGCAAAAAAGCTCTGGGATTCGGATGAGTTGGCcaaggatggaaggaaagggATGCTTCTaggagaggagtggagggaCAATGCCTGGGGATCACCTC ATCACTCAGTGTCTCAGCCAATCATGGTGCAGCGGCGGCCAGGCCAGAGTTTCCATGGGAATGGTGATGCCAATTCTGTGCTTTCACCTCGCTCAGAAGGTGGAGGCCTGGGGGTGAGCATGGTGGAGTACGTCCTGAGCTCCTCGCCAGGGGACAAGATGGACAGTCGCTACAGGAACGGTGGCTAT GGTGGAGGAGATGTTGACCAAGACGGGAGAGAGAAGGGTGATGTCCAAGAGAAAGTGTCCCCCTTTGAAGAGGACAAGAGCCCAGAGATGAAGGTGGGGGAGGAGAATGATCCAGCTAAAGCCAACGGAAGAGGACTTCTAAATGGCATGGACAGAGACTGCAAAGATTTCAA TCCAACCCCCGGAAGTCGTCAAGCTTCTCCCACTGAGGCCGTGGAGAGGATGGGTCCCAGTCAGACCATGGAGATGATGGGGCAGCACCACCCCCACGCCATGCAACAACACAACCCCGTCCAAAACAAGGCCCCGACTGAGGACTTCCAGAACCAGGAGGCCCAGAACATGGGAGGTATGGAGCAGCAAGGTGTGGAGTCCCTCCAGTTTGACTATGCTGGGAACCAGATCCAGGTGGACTCCTCGGGGACTCCGGTTGGATTGTTCGACTACAGCTCTCAGCAGCAG tTATTCCAGAGATCTAATCCCCTGACTGTGCAGCAGCTCACTGCAGCTCAGCAACAACAATATGCTCTGGCTGCAGCCCAACAGCAACATCTTG cCGGCCTTGCTCCTGCATTTGTGCCAAACCCTTACATCATCAATGCTGGCCCTCCTGGAACTGACCCTTACACTGCCGCGGGcctggcagcagcagccagtcTTGCAG GCCCCACCGTGGTACCACCACAGTACTATGGAGTTCCCTGGGGAGTTTACCCGGCCAACCTTTTCCAGCAACAGGCTGCATCAAATGCCAATCACTCAGCTAACCAGCAAGCATCCAATCAGGGACCAGGGCCGGGCCAACAACAG GTGATGCGCACAGGAAACAACCAGAGACCTCTTACACCTGGGCAAGGTCAGCAGAGTCAGCAGGAGTCtctggctgcagctgctgctgcaaaccCTGCACTGGCGTACGCAGGAATGTCTG GATATCAGGTGTTGGCCCCTGCAGCCTACTATGATCAGACTGGGGCCCTGGTGATGGGCCCTGGTGCCAGGACTGGTTTAGGAGGCCCAGTTCGTCTCGTCCAGACTCCCCTCCTCATCAacccagcagcagcacaagCTG CAGTGTCAGCGTCTGGCTCTGGTAACAACATGTCCGGCCCTCCAGCCAACGGGATGTACCGCTCAATGCCTCagccccagcagcagcagcagcaacagcaggcaCCCCCACCCAGCAGCGGTCTGCCCTCCAGCTCGTTCTACGGCTCTGGTTCAGTTCCCAACACTTCTCAGAGCAGCTCCCTCTTCTCACACACCTCTGCTGCGCCTCCCAGCTCCTCCCTGGGCTTCAGCAGTGCTGGCGGCTCCTTGGGCGTAGGCCTCGGCTCTGCTCTCGGAGGCTTCGGCTCCTCTG TATCCAGCTCTACCAGTAGCAGTGTGTCTCGCAGGGATTCCCTGTTGGCAAGCTCTGATCTGTACAAACGTGGTGGTAGTAGTCTAACTCCCATTGGTCAGCCCTTTTACAACAGCCTGGGTTATTCCTCCTCACCCAGCCCCATCGGCCTCACACCAGGTCACTCCCCGCTCACTCCTCCACCCTCTCTGCCCTCCTCTCATGGATCCTCCTCTAGCCTTCACCTAG GTGGCCTGACGAACGGCAGCGGGCGCTACATTTCAGCAGCGCCTGGAGCTGAGGCAAAGTACCGGAGCACCGGAGGGACATCCAGTCTTTTTAATTCCAGCAGCCAGCTGTTTCCTCCATCTCGGCCCCGGTACAGCCGCTCTGATGTCATGCCATCCGGACGGAGCCGCCTACTGGAAGACTTCAGGAACAACCGCTTCCCAAACCTCCAGCTCCGCGACCTGCCAGGACACATGGTGGAGTTCTCTCAAGACCAGCATGGATCCAG ATTTATCCAGCAGAAGCTAGAGAGGGCCACACCGGCGGAGCGGCAGATGGTGTTTGGAGAGATTCTGCAAGCAGCATACCAACTAATGACTGACGTATTTGGGAACTATGTCATTCAAAAGTTCTTTGAG TTTGGAAGCGCAGACCAGAAGCTGGCTTTGGCAACACGTATCCGTGGACACGTCCTCCCCCTGGCTTTGCAGATGTACGGCTGCAGGGTCATTCAGAAAGCTCTGGAGTCCATTTCCTCAGACCAGCAGGTAATT AGCGACATCGTCCGTGAGCTGGATGGCCACGTGTTGAAGTGTGTGAAGGACCAGAACGGCAACCATGTGGTGCAGAAGTGTATTGAGTGTGTCCAGCCTCAGGCCCTACAGTTCATCATTGATGCCTTCCAGGGACAG GTGTTCGTGCTGTCAACACATCCCTACGGCTGCAGAGTTATTCAAAGGATTTTGGAGCACTGCACCCAGGAGCAGACTCTGCCCATCCTGGAAGAACTGCATCAACACTCTGAACAGCTGGGCCAG AAATATCAAGGCGTTTCATTGGAGATGACACCCAAAACATGTTATACAGTGTCCCGTGATGCACTGTTCAAG gaTCAGTACGGTAACTACGTGATTCAGCACGTTCTGGAGCACGGCAGACCGGAGGATAAGAGCAAGATAGTCGCAGAGGTTCGCGGGAAAGTTCTAGTCCTCAGCCAACACAAATTTGCAAG TAATGTGGTAGAGAAGTGTGTGATCCACTCCTCACGTGCAGAGAGAGCCCTGCTGATCGATGAAGTGTGCTGCCAGAAAGACGGGCCCCACAGCGCCCTGTACACCATGATGAAGGACCAGTACGCCAACTATGTCGTCCAAAGAATGATCGACATGGCGGAACCTGCTCAGCGCAAAATCATCATGCACAAG ATCCGCCCTCACATTGCCACTTTACGCAAGTACACCTACGGGAAGCACATTCTGGCCAAGCTCGAAAAATATTACATGAAGAGCGGGTCTGAGCTGGGTCCCATCGGCGGCCCCACTAACGGCCTCATGTAA